In one Fibrobacter sp. genomic region, the following are encoded:
- a CDS encoding biopolymer transporter ExbD, with product MARRSRKYGEDVPFSITSMMDMMTIILVFMIKNMDAEGQLLTQAENLILPVSTSRVQPKEVSLVVIVDNNYVLVDNAKVVPTEDVLKQEDLLVTKVDSVLKERRAVEQEHALKAGLPADEAGHIVVQIDKNIPYDAMYKVMATCGFAGYTNIAFAVMEKNGGED from the coding sequence ATGGCTAGAAGAAGTCGTAAATACGGTGAAGACGTCCCGTTCTCGATTACGTCCATGATGGACATGATGACCATTATTCTGGTGTTCATGATTAAGAACATGGACGCAGAAGGTCAGCTCTTGACTCAGGCTGAAAACTTGATTCTGCCGGTTTCCACCTCTCGTGTGCAGCCGAAGGAAGTTTCCCTGGTGGTTATCGTTGATAACAATTACGTGCTCGTTGATAATGCTAAGGTTGTCCCGACCGAAGATGTCCTGAAGCAGGAAGATCTCCTTGTGACCAAGGTTGACTCTGTGCTGAAGGAACGTCGCGCAGTGGAACAGGAACATGCCCTTAAGGCAGGTCTCCCCGCTGACGAAGCCGGCCACATCGTTGTGCAGATCGACAAGAACATCCCTTACGATGCAATGTATAAGGTAATGGCTACTTGTGGCTTTGCCGGTTACACCAATATTGCATTCGCCGTGATGGAAAAGAACGGCGGGGAGGACTAA
- the mreD gene encoding rod shape-determining protein MreD, producing MSSLKWLKVLILFLVTFGLQVTVAEWLQIFGVGPDFVIIFIVAVAIRRGPAAGCFWGFMAGFAQDVYAPIEWFGASTISMTILGFVVGQLEERFLTLNMPAKVGVLGLGFFVCDMFYFGITGLSKDVVTNMFLTQTLPECIYTMFVGAIAFYLDFGKKKKHA from the coding sequence ATGAGTAGTTTGAAATGGCTTAAGGTTTTGATTTTGTTCCTGGTGACTTTCGGCCTTCAGGTGACTGTTGCCGAATGGCTGCAGATTTTTGGCGTAGGTCCTGACTTCGTCATTATCTTCATCGTAGCCGTGGCTATCCGCCGTGGCCCTGCCGCAGGTTGCTTCTGGGGCTTTATGGCCGGCTTTGCCCAGGATGTCTATGCACCCATTGAATGGTTCGGCGCCAGCACGATTTCCATGACGATTCTTGGCTTTGTGGTAGGCCAGTTGGAAGAGCGTTTCTTGACATTGAACATGCCTGCAAAGGTTGGCGTTCTTGGTCTTGGTTTCTTTGTCTGTGATATGTTCTATTTCGGCATCACAGGCCTTTCCAAGGACGTGGTGACCAACATGTTCTTGACCCAGACTTTGCCGGAATGCATCTACACGATGTTCGTGGGTGCCATTGCGTTCTATCTGGATTTTGGCAAGAAGAAGAAACATGCTTGA
- a CDS encoding biopolymer transporter ExbD, whose protein sequence is MSRQLKKPAKPEEPDLLPAMGLFTILIPMLLSMAAFSKLAIVEVNLPERSMMQMDNDTPPEPDQQALNLSLAITGDYLVIGARGGFQPNVYFKEMWTFRCKSDAKLVTYSPDDVKAAVDGGHGPKCKDGSEMDKEKYLYEIETIELWAINKESEEDPGRVLWAVYTNGGTAEEAIADSAYVDGNNNFLMAPGEGAMGLNPPSALKKPSAGADLATLTPNSARKLKPDVAAKNLIHPLSAYDLIAKDLIQIHTQFIDLDDVDNIIIVANDDTQFDKIIQLMDRAKEAGFSKINLAKLGG, encoded by the coding sequence ATGTCAAGACAACTTAAGAAACCAGCAAAGCCTGAAGAACCGGACCTGTTGCCGGCAATGGGCTTGTTCACAATCCTGATTCCTATGCTGTTGTCTATGGCTGCCTTCTCCAAGCTGGCTATCGTTGAAGTCAATCTGCCGGAACGTTCCATGATGCAGATGGACAACGATACCCCTCCGGAACCGGACCAGCAGGCTCTGAACCTCTCCCTCGCTATCACCGGTGATTACCTGGTGATCGGTGCTCGTGGTGGTTTCCAGCCCAATGTCTACTTCAAGGAAATGTGGACATTCCGTTGCAAGTCCGACGCTAAGTTGGTTACTTACTCTCCGGACGATGTGAAGGCTGCTGTTGATGGCGGTCATGGTCCCAAGTGCAAAGATGGCTCCGAAATGGATAAAGAAAAGTATCTTTATGAAATCGAAACCATTGAACTTTGGGCAATCAACAAAGAATCTGAAGAAGATCCGGGTCGCGTTCTTTGGGCAGTCTACACCAATGGTGGTACTGCTGAAGAAGCAATTGCTGACTCTGCATACGTAGATGGCAACAACAACTTCCTCATGGCTCCTGGTGAAGGCGCTATGGGTCTGAACCCGCCTTCTGCTCTCAAGAAGCCCAGCGCAGGTGCTGACTTGGCTACCCTTACTCCGAACTCTGCTCGTAAGCTGAAACCGGATGTAGCTGCCAAGAACCTCATTCACCCGCTCTCTGCTTATGACCTGATTGCTAAGGACCTCATCCAGATCCACACTCAGTTCATCGACCTTGATGACGTTGATAACATCATCATCGTTGCAAACGACGATACTCAGTTCGACAAGATCATTCAACTTATGGACCGTGCTAAAGAAGCCGGTTTCAGCAAGATCAATCTTGCTAAGCTGGGAGGTTAA
- the mreC gene encoding rod shape-determining protein MreC — protein MGLLMRQAPGTIRQSIVSTALGTVFYPAQLVASSLNSFREVAVENEQLKEENARLRQETYHAREGLQELARLHTLVRFDDKWDYPIVTSRVVGHNPGRFLTTLVINRGTRHGVHENMPVFSMNGLVGKITKAAMTHSRVQLLVDPNLKLSVMERRTRVVGFLESKDGHMLTAMVPAHAGIQVGDTLVTSGLGGIFPKGIPVGTVNNVRKADLDVMRLMDVAPFQEFAILEEVFVMEKEPDWVIQELLDE, from the coding sequence TTGGGACTTCTGATGCGCCAGGCTCCTGGAACAATACGTCAAAGCATTGTTTCTACCGCCTTGGGCACTGTTTTCTATCCGGCTCAGCTTGTGGCTTCCTCGCTGAATTCCTTCCGCGAAGTGGCTGTTGAAAATGAACAGCTGAAGGAAGAAAATGCTCGCCTCCGTCAGGAAACCTACCATGCCCGCGAGGGTTTGCAGGAATTGGCTAGACTGCATACGCTGGTCCGTTTTGACGACAAGTGGGATTATCCCATTGTGACATCCCGCGTGGTTGGCCACAACCCCGGACGATTCCTTACAACGCTCGTGATCAACCGCGGTACGCGTCATGGTGTCCATGAAAACATGCCCGTATTTTCCATGAACGGCCTTGTGGGCAAGATTACCAAGGCTGCCATGACCCATTCCCGCGTCCAACTCCTTGTGGATCCGAACTTGAAGCTTTCCGTGATGGAACGCAGAACTCGAGTGGTGGGCTTCCTTGAATCCAAGGATGGCCACATGCTGACCGCCATGGTGCCTGCACACGCCGGTATCCAGGTGGGTGACACCTTGGTCACTTCCGGCCTTGGTGGCATTTTCCCCAAGGGCATTCCTGTGGGTACGGTAAATAACGTTCGTAAGGCAGACCTCGATGTGATGCGCTTGATGGATGTGGCTCCGTTCCAGGAGTTCGCCATTTTGGAAGAAGTATTTGTGATGGAAAAAGAACCTGACTGGGTCATTCAGGAGTTACTTGATGAGTAG
- a CDS encoding OmpA family protein gives MTLKKLVLITAGAMLLTGTAMAKNINVPGDYSKIADALGNADAGDTIFVKRGTYNENITLIMGVVLKGEDPLTTIIDGGRRGPTVMGTSGAEMSHFTVRNGLEGILCENAAPYIHHTYVMDNHATGIGAFISLPHLRNNVVYGNRWSGILAWGAKSLDAYIEQNVVLRNGYSGLALKGPTNVVARNNIFMENHYYGVFADPAAGQTKVEYNNIYKNYYPFNQFIKVNRTNVSLDPKFMNASLSKPNFYCQSTSPMLKRGKGKMDIGLTATELVKEDEAVEETRNPDTDGDGLCDPWVSEEGVADKYASICTGLDNCPEEAEDFDGYQDDDGCPDADNDRDGLCDPWVEAKGMLSNFAHICKGVDLCPEQAETQNEYKDDDGCPDEVPQPPKKRFVLEGVNFESGKATITPDSYISLMKVVDIMETFTDATFQIVGHTDNVGNKDKNKQLSADRAAAVKNFLVEKGIDESRIVTDGMGDSQPVASNKTPEGRAQNRRIEFIRTDMK, from the coding sequence ATGACCCTAAAGAAACTGGTCTTAATTACGGCCGGGGCAATGCTTCTTACCGGAACCGCCATGGCCAAGAATATCAATGTGCCTGGTGATTACAGCAAGATTGCAGACGCTCTCGGTAACGCCGACGCCGGAGATACCATCTTCGTTAAGCGCGGTACTTATAACGAAAACATCACCTTGATCATGGGTGTTGTACTTAAGGGCGAAGATCCGCTCACTACCATCATCGATGGTGGCCGTCGCGGTCCGACCGTCATGGGTACTTCTGGCGCCGAAATGTCTCACTTCACTGTGAGAAACGGTCTTGAAGGTATTCTTTGCGAAAACGCTGCTCCCTACATCCACCACACCTACGTGATGGACAACCATGCAACTGGTATCGGCGCATTCATTTCTCTGCCTCACCTCCGCAACAACGTGGTGTACGGCAACCGCTGGTCCGGCATCCTCGCATGGGGCGCTAAGTCTCTCGATGCTTACATTGAACAGAACGTTGTCCTTCGCAACGGCTACTCTGGCCTTGCTTTGAAGGGACCGACCAACGTGGTCGCCCGTAACAACATCTTCATGGAAAACCACTACTACGGTGTGTTTGCTGACCCGGCTGCCGGTCAGACGAAGGTGGAATACAACAACATCTACAAGAACTATTATCCGTTCAACCAGTTCATCAAGGTTAACCGTACGAACGTTTCCTTGGATCCGAAGTTCATGAATGCTTCTCTTTCCAAGCCGAACTTCTACTGCCAGTCTACCTCTCCGATGCTCAAGCGCGGTAAGGGTAAGATGGACATCGGTTTGACTGCTACCGAACTGGTGAAGGAAGATGAAGCTGTTGAAGAAACCCGTAATCCGGATACCGATGGCGACGGCCTTTGCGATCCTTGGGTTTCTGAAGAAGGCGTTGCAGACAAGTACGCATCCATTTGTACCGGTCTCGACAACTGCCCGGAAGAAGCTGAAGACTTCGATGGCTATCAGGACGACGATGGTTGCCCGGATGCCGATAACGACCGTGACGGTCTCTGCGATCCTTGGGTAGAAGCCAAGGGCATGCTCTCCAATTTCGCTCACATCTGTAAGGGTGTTGACCTCTGCCCGGAACAGGCAGAAACCCAGAACGAATATAAGGACGATGATGGTTGCCCGGATGAAGTTCCGCAGCCGCCGAAGAAGCGCTTCGTTCTTGAAGGTGTGAACTTTGAATCTGGTAAGGCAACCATTACTCCGGACTCCTACATCTCTCTTATGAAGGTTGTGGACATCATGGAAACCTTTACCGATGCTACCTTCCAGATTGTCGGCCATACCGATAACGTTGGTAACAAGGACAAGAATAAGCAGCTTTCCGCTGACCGCGCTGCCGCAGTGAAGAACTTCCTCGTCGAAAAGGGTATCGACGAAAGCCGAATTGTCACTGACGGTATGGGTGATTCTCAGCCGGTTGCTTCTAACAAAACCCCTGAAGGTCGTGCTCAGAACCGTCGTATCGAGTTCATCCGCACGGATATGAAGTAA
- a CDS encoding TonB family protein — translation MAKTKKQAPVVDPLVASLMPESDKKMGAIAGISLVVALAICLWASMYEQVVDEVVFDDSAAADLTTSMSIEEKKEEKKEEKKKEEPKKPRKKAGGGGKPRGKGQPNAPQTRGVLKLLTAQTKNASAGAYDLMKNQKFSKDIDKVLKDVAGLQTTGKTVLGGRRGKADGGFNEGYAEGGSGGIGDGLAGLLGGGGGGIATKAKGSIKTPSERDIDMGAGGGSRSAADIMKVVRQRTPGLRHIYNKFLKKKPGFQGKVTLKFTIAPGGEVISISIASSTTGFGEFDGEIKTAVSRWKFSKVKSGNTTVTIPFTFSE, via the coding sequence ATGGCAAAGACTAAAAAGCAAGCTCCTGTCGTAGACCCGTTAGTAGCATCTCTCATGCCGGAATCCGACAAGAAGATGGGTGCTATCGCCGGTATCTCTCTCGTAGTAGCTTTGGCAATCTGCCTTTGGGCTTCCATGTACGAACAGGTTGTGGACGAAGTCGTGTTCGATGACTCTGCAGCTGCTGATCTGACTACTTCTATGTCCATCGAAGAAAAGAAGGAAGAGAAGAAGGAAGAAAAGAAGAAGGAAGAACCCAAGAAGCCTCGTAAGAAGGCTGGTGGTGGTGGCAAGCCGCGTGGTAAGGGTCAGCCCAACGCTCCCCAGACTCGTGGTGTGCTTAAGCTCCTCACAGCTCAGACCAAGAACGCAAGTGCCGGTGCATATGACCTCATGAAGAACCAGAAGTTCTCTAAGGACATCGACAAGGTGCTTAAGGACGTGGCTGGCCTCCAGACTACAGGTAAGACTGTTCTCGGTGGTCGTCGCGGTAAGGCTGATGGTGGCTTTAACGAAGGTTACGCTGAAGGCGGTTCCGGTGGTATCGGTGACGGTCTGGCTGGCCTCCTTGGCGGTGGTGGCGGTGGTATCGCTACTAAGGCTAAGGGCTCCATCAAGACCCCGTCTGAACGTGATATCGATATGGGCGCTGGTGGTGGTTCCCGTTCTGCTGCAGACATCATGAAGGTTGTCCGTCAGCGTACTCCGGGTCTCCGTCACATCTATAACAAGTTCCTGAAGAAGAAGCCGGGCTTCCAGGGTAAGGTTACCTTGAAGTTCACAATCGCTCCGGGTGGCGAAGTTATCAGCATCTCCATTGCTTCCTCTACCACTGGTTTCGGCGAATTTGATGGTGAAATCAAGACCGCTGTTAGCCGCTGGAAGTTCAGCAAGGTTAAGTCCGGTAACACAACTGTGACGATTCCGTTCACCTTCTCTGAATAA
- a CDS encoding rod shape-determining protein, whose translation MFGLFSCDIGIDLGTANTLVHVAGQGIVINEPTVIAVDSKNNRVSAIGFEAKKMLGRTPGESRAVRPMRDGVIADFELVENLLQTFIKRVQKYPLWMVKPRVVVGVPSGITEVEKRAVIDAAKQAGAKEVHLVHEPMAAAIGMGIPVEDPVGNMIVDIGGGTSDIAVIALNGSVCNASVRVGGDEMDEAIVRYLRTMYNLCVGESTAEQIKMQIGSAVPLEEELSMEVKGHDFIAGMPRTMTINSAEIREALNEPVTAIVEAVKQALSITPPELSADIYDKGIIMTGGGSQLRGFDERIRQETGLSVNVIDEALISVCKGAARILEDLDKYRPVLIASSN comes from the coding sequence TTGTTTGGTCTTTTTTCTTGTGACATCGGTATTGATCTTGGCACTGCAAACACTTTGGTCCACGTTGCAGGTCAGGGCATTGTAATTAACGAACCTACGGTTATCGCTGTGGACAGCAAGAATAACCGTGTTTCCGCCATCGGTTTTGAAGCCAAGAAGATGCTTGGCCGTACCCCGGGCGAAAGCCGTGCCGTACGTCCCATGCGCGATGGCGTGATTGCTGATTTTGAACTGGTTGAAAACCTCCTCCAGACCTTCATCAAGCGCGTTCAGAAGTATCCGCTGTGGATGGTGAAGCCCCGCGTTGTTGTGGGTGTTCCCTCCGGTATTACCGAAGTGGAAAAGCGTGCCGTGATCGACGCTGCCAAGCAGGCTGGCGCTAAGGAAGTCCACCTGGTTCACGAACCTATGGCTGCTGCTATCGGCATGGGCATTCCTGTTGAAGACCCTGTCGGTAACATGATTGTTGATATTGGCGGCGGTACCTCCGATATCGCAGTAATTGCCTTGAACGGCTCCGTTTGCAACGCTTCCGTACGCGTTGGCGGCGATGAAATGGACGAAGCTATTGTCCGCTACCTCCGCACCATGTACAACCTCTGCGTTGGCGAAAGCACCGCAGAACAAATCAAGATGCAGATCGGTTCCGCAGTACCTCTGGAAGAAGAACTTTCCATGGAAGTGAAGGGTCACGACTTCATCGCTGGCATGCCTCGCACCATGACCATCAATAGCGCTGAAATCCGTGAAGCCTTGAATGAACCTGTAACCGCTATCGTTGAAGCTGTTAAGCAGGCTTTGAGCATCACTCCGCCGGAACTCTCTGCTGATATTTACGATAAGGGCATCATCATGACTGGTGGTGGTTCTCAGCTTCGTGGTTTCGACGAACGTATCCGTCAGGAAACGGGTCTTTCTGTGAACGTTATCGACGAAGCCTTGATCAGCGTCTGTAAGGGTGCCGCACGCATCCTTGAAGACTTGGACAAGTACCGTCCGGTTTTGATCGCTTCCTCTAACTAA
- a CDS encoding tetratricopeptide repeat protein: MRSNFIKTAVLGLSVASTSLFADATYSPHKYQQNDWFAEFGGNTAMYVNPAGIAETEQLEVSAAFFSSISGEASQEYVSVTYPWDYKHTLGVSLFENGASIEGGKSYGEYSILVGYAYNMMQFVSLGVDLSILYINQFDETTQLTFGADLGVTVNALSSSKYGYLLIGLALQNVAQPGISTADVDGFTFVVPGFFGSGSSDAYNIPSNLNVSFFYRGLNRTLEAKAEISLIDIFHADEEGGSGVNPEFSLTLTYFLSPHLGVRLRFTKEGYPVAGATVNVKDVSIFRYLALDLEMSHDDLYAKKNRGFIWAVKITSRFGDTREEKIGEERYRRLKIEPENDYRAAMRLYLNRQFLEAAYAFGKVQTKYPAFHLVDQAAFYKAKSFENLRMHKAAKSVYEDAIKRYPQSDQRAKYHFQLMNIDYKEGKYTEAMSKYQNIAQKFGESDVKADADYVAGQIKFEQGLYQEAVDLLAAILPGNANYFYARYTMGIAYSRLGKWDEAENSFRDITEQPVSNQSERDLQDAAKVKLGHIFFSGEKADISAAAQMYAQVQAGSPVYDEAMLGIAWSFLKVNKPDDAMKPAQWIIKNLPESFLVSEAYLVVGYCHFMKKDYNGAVKALEQAEKRTEQPVVSVAARDSARQAYDSMQDEFDSVQTKALDLARQLPTPRVQSKREALKPSFDKANAAIESYAAFNLKAIQSDRFESNRKRILDDAGFTLATVKTKMGQGAGSSQAAEELDALDDDLDLE, from the coding sequence ATGCGTTCTAATTTTATTAAAACCGCAGTTCTCGGACTCTCCGTCGCTAGCACTTCCTTGTTTGCTGATGCAACTTATTCTCCCCATAAGTATCAGCAGAACGACTGGTTTGCAGAATTTGGTGGCAACACCGCTATGTACGTCAACCCGGCAGGCATCGCTGAAACCGAACAGCTCGAAGTCAGCGCTGCATTCTTCAGCTCCATTAGTGGTGAAGCTAGCCAGGAATATGTCAGTGTAACTTATCCTTGGGATTACAAGCACACTTTGGGCGTGTCTCTTTTCGAAAACGGTGCATCCATCGAAGGTGGCAAGTCCTACGGCGAATACTCTATCTTGGTTGGCTATGCTTACAACATGATGCAGTTCGTCTCCCTTGGTGTTGACCTCTCTATCCTTTACATCAACCAGTTCGATGAAACCACTCAGCTGACCTTCGGTGCAGACCTCGGTGTTACCGTCAATGCACTCTCTTCTTCCAAGTACGGCTACCTCTTGATCGGCCTTGCTTTGCAGAACGTTGCTCAGCCGGGTATCAGCACTGCTGATGTTGATGGCTTTACTTTTGTTGTTCCGGGTTTCTTCGGTAGTGGTAGCAGCGATGCTTACAACATCCCGAGTAACCTCAACGTCTCCTTCTTCTACCGCGGCCTCAACCGTACTCTCGAAGCCAAGGCAGAAATCTCCCTCATCGACATCTTCCATGCTGATGAAGAAGGTGGTAGCGGCGTTAATCCGGAATTCAGCCTTACCTTGACCTACTTCCTCTCCCCGCACCTTGGTGTCCGTCTCCGCTTCACAAAGGAAGGCTACCCGGTTGCTGGTGCTACTGTGAACGTCAAGGATGTTAGCATCTTCCGTTACCTCGCTCTCGATCTCGAAATGTCTCACGATGACCTCTATGCTAAGAAGAATCGTGGCTTCATCTGGGCTGTGAAGATTACTTCCCGCTTCGGTGACACTCGTGAAGAAAAGATCGGTGAAGAACGTTATCGTCGCTTGAAGATCGAACCTGAAAACGACTACCGTGCTGCAATGCGTCTCTACTTGAACCGTCAGTTCCTCGAAGCAGCTTATGCTTTCGGTAAGGTTCAGACCAAGTACCCCGCATTCCACCTTGTTGACCAGGCTGCTTTCTATAAGGCAAAGTCCTTCGAAAACCTCCGTATGCACAAGGCTGCAAAGTCTGTCTACGAAGACGCTATCAAGCGCTATCCGCAGAGTGACCAGCGTGCTAAGTACCACTTCCAGTTGATGAACATCGACTACAAGGAAGGCAAGTACACTGAAGCTATGTCCAAGTACCAGAACATTGCTCAGAAGTTCGGTGAAAGCGACGTTAAGGCTGACGCTGACTACGTTGCTGGTCAGATCAAGTTTGAACAGGGCCTCTACCAGGAAGCAGTTGACCTGCTCGCAGCAATCCTTCCGGGTAACGCAAACTACTTCTATGCTCGCTATACCATGGGCATCGCTTATAGCCGCCTTGGTAAGTGGGACGAAGCTGAAAACAGCTTCCGCGACATTACCGAACAGCCGGTTTCCAACCAGTCTGAACGTGACTTGCAGGATGCCGCTAAGGTCAAGCTCGGTCATATCTTCTTCTCTGGTGAAAAGGCTGACATCAGTGCTGCAGCTCAGATGTACGCACAGGTTCAGGCTGGCTCTCCGGTCTACGATGAAGCTATGCTCGGTATTGCATGGTCCTTCCTCAAGGTTAACAAGCCGGACGATGCTATGAAGCCGGCTCAGTGGATCATCAAGAACCTTCCGGAATCCTTCCTGGTTTCTGAAGCTTACTTGGTGGTTGGTTACTGCCACTTCATGAAGAAGGATTACAACGGTGCTGTCAAGGCTCTTGAACAGGCTGAAAAGCGCACCGAACAGCCGGTTGTCTCTGTTGCTGCTCGTGACAGTGCTCGCCAGGCATACGACTCCATGCAGGATGAATTTGATTCTGTCCAGACTAAGGCTTTGGATCTCGCTCGTCAGCTCCCCACTCCGCGTGTGCAGAGCAAGCGTGAAGCTTTGAAGCCGTCCTTTGATAAGGCTAACGCCGCTATCGAAAGTTACGCTGCCTTCAACCTCAAGGCAATTCAGAGTGACCGCTTTGAATCCAACCGTAAGCGTATCCTTGATGACGCAGGCTTTACCTTGGCAACCGTTAAGACCAAGATGGGTCAGGGCGCTGGTAGTTCTCAGGCTGCTGAAGAACTCGACGCTTTGGATGACGACTTAGATCTGGAATAA
- a CDS encoding MotA/TolQ/ExbB proton channel family protein, whose translation MSKMLQSFSPESDGWQFMWIILVVFLIGLGFSIERFVYIMLKSGKGRAKFLADFGKLISSQQYDQALNLANSAKLPVARVMAAIVAARNGGRETMTAACDAVFLTEAPRLTRYISIIQVMASISTLLGLMGTIYGLIFTFDAVANKPASERAKALSDGIAIAMGTTLLGLLSAVPLLVIVGLLNMNSERLIQEMEEKGLKIINSLA comes from the coding sequence ATGTCTAAAATGCTTCAATCCTTCAGCCCTGAATCCGATGGTTGGCAGTTCATGTGGATCATCTTGGTCGTCTTCCTGATCGGCCTTGGCTTCTCCATCGAACGTTTTGTCTACATCATGCTCAAGAGCGGTAAGGGTCGTGCAAAGTTCCTCGCTGACTTCGGTAAGCTCATCTCTTCTCAGCAGTACGATCAGGCTCTCAACCTGGCTAACTCTGCAAAGCTCCCGGTTGCTCGCGTTATGGCTGCTATCGTTGCCGCTCGTAACGGTGGTCGCGAAACCATGACTGCTGCTTGCGATGCAGTTTTCCTTACTGAAGCTCCCCGTCTGACTCGCTACATTTCCATCATTCAGGTTATGGCATCCATCTCTACCTTGCTCGGCCTTATGGGTACCATTTACGGTCTGATCTTCACCTTCGACGCTGTTGCTAACAAGCCGGCTTCCGAACGTGCTAAGGCTCTTTCTGACGGTATTGCTATCGCTATGGGTACCACCCTCCTCGGCCTTCTCTCTGCAGTGCCTCTTCTGGTCATCGTTGGCCTCCTCAACATGAACTCTGAACGCCTCATCCAGGAAATGGAAGAAAAGGGCCTCAAGATCATCAACTCCTTGGCATAA